A genomic region of Alistipes megaguti contains the following coding sequences:
- a CDS encoding lipocalin family protein: protein MKKLFFFAAALFAAVSFSACSDDDKDDNKDASIVGTWQITREVGYEIVPGEGKFDKDITYPIDDVNDDYGFYYTYTFNEDGSGTYKSFNYYENNQLQEEWSLKYSISNDVLTIPQEYEYNGTFKIEQLTKTQLVLFEEIDDDSYKAAITYTFKKI from the coding sequence ATGAAAAAGTTGTTTTTCTTTGCGGCCGCTCTGTTTGCGGCAGTCTCGTTTTCGGCATGCTCCGATGATGACAAGGACGATAACAAAGATGCGTCGATCGTCGGAACATGGCAGATTACACGTGAGGTCGGCTATGAAATTGTGCCAGGAGAGGGTAAATTCGATAAGGATATAACCTATCCGATCGATGATGTGAACGACGATTACGGGTTCTATTACACCTATACATTCAATGAGGATGGATCGGGCACATATAAAAGTTTTAATTATTATGAAAACAACCAATTGCAGGAAGAATGGTCCTTAAAATATTCTATCTCAAATGATGTTTTGACAATTCCCCAAGAATACGAATATAATGGGACATTTAAAATCGAACAATTAACAAAAACGCAACTCGTCCTTTTCGAGGAAATAGACGATGACAGTTATAAAGCAGCAATAACATATACATTTAAGAAAATCTGA
- a CDS encoding site-specific integrase has product MSVSINAICRKDRINQNRTTNIYLRFTVNRRCRYVSTGINIPADDWNFDTQTLKTQNPAVQLRIYEQIEKYDKRIKRLEALEVPVTLDNVLETDGRRVYCTIAEYFRRTIAQLESVGKIGSASKHKVTFSLLQQFRSTNIRFDEITVGYLRDFELFLMKKGNKSNSIATKFSVLKAVYNKALAEGIFTTPHSPFLQFKIGRLWTATRKRAIRKEEVQRLMQAEIPADGSAYLDFARDIFLFSYLSAGINFKDIATLRYCDMDEERIYYARHKTSKEMTCHLSEQSKAIIGKYAQSDHADEDYIFPILDRRIHKTEQQIYDRVRKVLKHVNKALHEWSRLLGLKIELTTYVARHTFATVLKRSGVNIAIISESLGHSDLSTTQIYLDSFENSQIDAAMQNLL; this is encoded by the coding sequence ATGAGTGTCAGCATCAATGCCATTTGCAGAAAAGACCGCATCAATCAAAACCGTACCACGAACATCTACCTGCGTTTTACCGTCAATCGCCGCTGCCGCTATGTAAGTACGGGAATCAATATACCCGCCGACGATTGGAATTTCGACACCCAAACGCTTAAAACCCAAAATCCCGCCGTTCAGCTACGGATTTACGAGCAAATCGAGAAATACGACAAGCGCATCAAACGGCTCGAAGCGTTGGAGGTCCCCGTAACGCTGGACAATGTGCTGGAAACCGACGGACGGAGGGTCTATTGCACGATAGCCGAATATTTCCGCCGCACGATTGCACAGTTGGAATCGGTGGGTAAAATCGGCTCGGCATCGAAACACAAGGTCACGTTTTCACTCCTGCAACAATTCCGCTCGACCAATATCCGTTTCGACGAAATTACGGTCGGCTACCTGCGTGATTTCGAACTGTTCCTAATGAAAAAGGGAAACAAGAGCAATTCGATAGCCACGAAATTCAGCGTTCTGAAAGCCGTCTATAACAAGGCTCTTGCCGAGGGGATTTTCACCACGCCGCACAGTCCGTTCCTGCAATTCAAAATCGGACGGTTGTGGACCGCCACCCGCAAACGTGCCATCCGCAAGGAGGAGGTGCAACGGCTGATGCAGGCGGAGATACCCGCCGACGGTTCGGCCTATCTGGATTTCGCACGGGACATTTTCCTGTTTTCGTACCTCTCGGCAGGCATCAATTTCAAAGACATCGCCACCCTGCGTTACTGCGATATGGACGAGGAAAGAATCTACTATGCCCGCCACAAAACCAGCAAGGAGATGACCTGCCACCTCTCGGAGCAGTCGAAAGCGATTATCGGCAAATACGCCCAATCCGACCATGCGGACGAGGACTATATTTTCCCGATACTCGACCGCCGCATACACAAGACCGAGCAACAGATTTACGACCGAGTGCGCAAGGTGCTGAAACACGTGAACAAGGCCCTGCACGAGTGGAGCCGATTATTGGGGCTGAAAATCGAACTGACTACCTATGTCGCAAGGCATACGTTCGCCACCGTGCTGAAGCGGTCGGGAGTGAATATTGCCATCATTTCCGAATCGCTCGGTCATTCCGATTTATCGACTACCCAAATTTATTTGGATTCTTTCGAGAACAGCCAAATCGACGCGGCCATGCAGAACTTGTTGTGA
- a CDS encoding pyridoxal phosphate-dependent aminotransferase family protein: MVDIFDRLSKNAGGPIGQYMAYAHGYFAFPKLEGEIGPHMTFRGHKVLNWSLNNYLGLANHPEVRKADAEGAAQFGMAAPMGARMMSGQTKYHEQLERELAAFVGKEDAFLLNFGYQGMISIIDCLLTPRDVVVYDAEAHACIIDGLRLHKGKRFVFGHNDMESLRLQLHHATELANEQNGGVLVVTEGVFGMKGDLGKLDEIVALKKDFQFRLLVDDAHGFGTMGEGGRGTASHFGVVDGVDVLFNTFAKSMAGIGAFVSGPRWLINLLRYNMRSQLYAKSLPMPMVIGALKRLELIRNHPEFQQKLWEIVRALQGSLKENGFDIGVTNSPVTPVFLKGGVPEATNLVVDLRENHGIFCSMVIYPVIPKGEIILRVIPTAAHTLEDVKETIEAFKAVRSKLESGYYASLPIPMKADEGFKVR, translated from the coding sequence ATGGTTGATATTTTCGATCGTCTGAGCAAGAATGCCGGCGGACCTATCGGTCAGTACATGGCTTACGCTCACGGTTATTTCGCCTTCCCGAAACTCGAGGGCGAGATCGGTCCCCACATGACCTTCCGCGGCCACAAGGTGCTCAACTGGAGCCTGAACAACTACCTCGGTCTGGCCAATCATCCCGAGGTGCGCAAGGCCGATGCCGAGGGTGCCGCCCAGTTCGGTATGGCAGCTCCGATGGGTGCCCGCATGATGAGCGGTCAGACCAAATACCACGAGCAGCTCGAACGCGAACTGGCCGCCTTTGTCGGCAAGGAGGATGCTTTCCTGCTCAACTTCGGCTATCAGGGCATGATCTCGATTATCGACTGTCTGCTCACGCCACGAGACGTGGTGGTTTACGATGCCGAGGCTCACGCCTGCATCATCGACGGTCTGCGTCTGCACAAGGGCAAGCGCTTTGTCTTCGGCCACAACGACATGGAGTCGCTCCGCCTGCAGCTGCACCACGCCACCGAACTGGCCAACGAGCAGAACGGCGGTGTACTGGTCGTTACCGAGGGTGTGTTCGGCATGAAGGGCGATCTGGGCAAACTCGACGAGATTGTTGCCCTGAAGAAGGATTTCCAGTTCCGCCTGTTGGTCGATGATGCCCATGGTTTCGGTACGATGGGTGAGGGCGGCCGCGGTACGGCCTCGCATTTTGGCGTGGTCGACGGTGTGGACGTGCTGTTCAACACTTTTGCCAAGTCGATGGCCGGCATCGGCGCCTTTGTCAGCGGACCGCGCTGGCTGATCAACCTGCTGCGTTACAACATGCGTTCGCAGCTTTATGCCAAGTCGCTGCCGATGCCGATGGTGATCGGTGCGCTGAAGCGTCTGGAGTTGATCCGCAACCATCCGGAGTTCCAGCAGAAACTGTGGGAGATCGTCCGTGCGCTGCAAGGCAGCCTGAAGGAGAACGGCTTCGATATCGGCGTGACGAATTCGCCCGTAACGCCGGTTTTCCTGAAGGGAGGCGTTCCGGAGGCCACGAACCTGGTAGTCGACCTGCGTGAGAACCACGGTATCTTCTGCTCGATGGTGATCTACCCGGTAATCCCGAAGGGTGAAATTATCCTTCGCGTGATTCCGACGGCAGCCCATACGCTGGAGGATGTGAAGGAGACGATCGAGGCCTTCAAGGCTGTCCGCAGCAAACTGGAGAGTGGCTATTATGCCTCGCTTCCGATTCCGATGAAAGCCGACGAGGGTTTCAAGGTACGCTAA
- a CDS encoding dicarboxylate/amino acid:cation symporter, with amino-acid sequence MKRKFGLLPRVVLAIVLGIVGGLFLPGWVARAALTFNAVFGQFLEFVIPLLIFGLVAPGIADLGRSAGRLLALTAALAYGFTLISGFGTYFVGRAVFPTLLAGSEMVLPEEGEALTPYFTLAIPPVMGVMSALVLAFVLGLGMAATGSVTLKGALDDFKRIIERVIARVILPLLPLYIFGIFLSITRSGQVAGVLGVFVKLIVVIFVLTVALLLFQFSVAGLASRRNPLRMLRTMLPAYVTALGTQSSAATIPVTLERTLRLGVRPELASFVIPLCATIHLSGSMMKITACALAVSMLAGAELPTATFAGFIVLLGVTMVAAPGVPGGAIMAALGLLESMLGFDETLCGLMIATYIAMDSFGTATNVTGDGAVAVIVDAVDRKRDRKS; translated from the coding sequence ATGAAGCGAAAATTCGGACTGCTGCCGCGCGTTGTGCTGGCTATCGTGCTGGGTATTGTTGGCGGCCTCTTCCTGCCCGGATGGGTGGCTCGGGCGGCCCTGACCTTCAATGCCGTATTCGGACAGTTTCTGGAGTTCGTCATTCCGCTGCTCATCTTCGGGCTGGTGGCGCCGGGCATCGCCGACCTGGGGCGCAGTGCCGGGCGCCTGCTGGCGCTGACGGCCGCCCTGGCCTACGGCTTCACGCTGATCTCGGGGTTCGGCACCTACTTTGTCGGCCGGGCCGTGTTTCCGACGCTGCTTGCCGGTTCGGAGATGGTCCTCCCCGAAGAGGGTGAGGCCTTGACCCCTTACTTCACCCTTGCCATACCGCCCGTCATGGGGGTGATGTCGGCTCTGGTGCTGGCCTTCGTCCTCGGTCTGGGGATGGCCGCAACCGGGTCGGTGACGCTCAAGGGGGCGCTCGACGACTTCAAGCGCATCATCGAACGGGTCATTGCCCGGGTCATTCTGCCGCTGCTGCCTCTTTATATCTTCGGCATCTTCCTCTCGATCACCCGGTCGGGACAGGTCGCCGGCGTACTGGGGGTCTTCGTCAAACTGATCGTGGTGATCTTCGTGCTGACGGTTGCGCTGCTGCTGTTCCAGTTCTCGGTGGCGGGACTCGCGTCGCGGCGGAATCCGCTCCGGATGCTGCGTACGATGCTGCCGGCCTACGTTACGGCCCTCGGCACGCAATCCTCGGCGGCGACGATTCCCGTGACGCTGGAGCGGACGCTGCGCCTCGGGGTGCGTCCCGAACTGGCGTCGTTCGTCATTCCGCTCTGCGCGACGATCCACCTCTCGGGGTCGATGATGAAGATCACGGCCTGTGCGCTGGCCGTTTCGATGCTGGCTGGAGCGGAGCTTCCGACGGCGACCTTTGCGGGCTTCATCGTGCTGCTGGGGGTGACGATGGTGGCGGCTCCGGGGGTTCCGGGCGGGGCGATCATGGCGGCGCTGGGGCTGCTGGAGTCGATGCTGGGATTCGACGAGACGCTGTGCGGACTGATGATTGCCACCTATATCGCCATGGACAGTTTCGGCACGGCGACCAACGTGACGGGTGACGGAGCCGTGGCCGTGATTGTCGACGCCGTGGACCGCAAAAGAGACCGGAAGTCCTAA
- a CDS encoding radical SAM protein, with protein sequence MTSLYHDIIYGPVHSRRLGLSLGVNLLPTESKLCSFDCIYCECGWNADHPGGRRFNAREEVRTHLETALRQMAGAGTPPDVITFAGNGEPTLHPDFEGVIDDTIALRDRYCPAAKVSVLSNATQIHRPEVRRALLRVDNSILKLDSAFDATVRRIDNPQNPHYTVRGIVDEMKRFEGRMILQTMFLRGECNGAPIDNTTQEEVEAWLRLVEEIRPRQVMVYSLDRDTPCPTLEKVSHEELQQIATRVEALGIPCSVA encoded by the coding sequence ATGACATCCCTTTACCACGACATCATCTACGGCCCGGTACACTCGCGGCGGCTGGGTCTCTCGCTCGGGGTCAATCTGTTGCCCACCGAGTCGAAGCTCTGTTCGTTCGACTGCATCTACTGCGAATGCGGCTGGAATGCCGACCATCCCGGCGGGCGTCGTTTCAACGCCCGGGAGGAGGTGCGCACACACCTCGAGACCGCCCTGCGGCAGATGGCCGGAGCCGGGACTCCACCCGATGTGATCACCTTTGCCGGCAACGGCGAACCGACCCTGCATCCCGATTTCGAGGGGGTGATCGACGATACGATAGCGCTGCGTGACCGCTACTGCCCCGCGGCGAAGGTCTCCGTGCTGTCGAACGCCACGCAGATCCACCGCCCGGAGGTGCGGCGGGCGCTGCTGCGTGTGGACAATAGCATCCTGAAGCTCGACTCGGCCTTCGATGCCACGGTGCGCCGCATCGACAACCCGCAGAACCCGCATTATACGGTTCGGGGCATTGTCGATGAAATGAAGCGCTTCGAGGGACGGATGATTCTCCAGACGATGTTCCTGCGCGGCGAGTGCAACGGTGCGCCGATCGACAACACCACGCAGGAGGAGGTCGAAGCATGGCTGCGCCTCGTCGAGGAGATCCGCCCCCGGCAGGTGATGGTCTATTCGCTCGACCGCGACACGCCGTGTCCCACCCTCGAAAAGGTTTCACACGAGGAGCTGCAGCAGATTGCCACCCGCGTCGAAGCGCTGGGAATTCCCTGCTCCGTCGCCTGA
- a CDS encoding YaaA family protein → MQLLLSCAKTMTDRSPISVPRTTKPRYGTEADTAAAALASLSADDLARLLHINRTLAAENRRRYASFHDAPSLPALTAYTGIVFKRIDPASFTPADFEYAQEHLNITSFLYGLLRPLDRIRPYRLEGDTVLPGDDEQTRFAFWQSRLTDAFIDKIRADGGVLLNAASGEMKRLFDWRRLAREVRIITPEFRIREGDRLRTIVVYTKMCRGEMTRFALKNRIENPELLKSFEWEGFRFDPAESRGDNWFFTLQQ, encoded by the coding sequence ATGCAACTATTACTCTCCTGCGCCAAGACGATGACGGACCGGAGCCCGATCTCCGTACCCCGCACCACCAAACCCCGATACGGAACCGAGGCCGACACAGCCGCGGCCGCTCTGGCATCGCTGTCGGCCGATGATCTGGCCCGTCTGCTGCACATCAACCGCACGCTGGCGGCCGAAAACCGCCGCCGCTACGCCTCGTTCCACGACGCACCGTCGCTGCCGGCCCTGACGGCCTACACCGGCATCGTCTTCAAACGGATCGACCCGGCAAGCTTCACCCCCGCGGATTTCGAATACGCCCAGGAGCATCTGAACATCACCTCGTTCCTCTACGGGTTGCTCCGCCCGCTGGATCGGATCCGCCCCTACCGGCTCGAGGGCGACACCGTCCTGCCGGGCGACGACGAGCAGACGCGCTTCGCCTTCTGGCAGTCGCGACTCACCGATGCATTCATCGACAAGATCCGCGCCGACGGCGGCGTGCTGCTCAACGCAGCCAGCGGCGAGATGAAACGACTCTTCGACTGGCGGCGTCTCGCACGCGAGGTACGGATCATCACCCCGGAGTTCCGCATCCGCGAGGGCGACCGTCTCCGGACCATTGTCGTCTATACGAAGATGTGCCGCGGTGAGATGACGCGCTTCGCGTTGAAGAACCGGATCGAGAACCCCGAACTGCTGAAGTCGTTCGAATGGGAGGGGTTCCGGTTCGATCCGGCGGAGAGTCGCGGCGACAACTGGTTTTTCACCCTGCAGCAATAA
- the dxs gene encoding 1-deoxy-D-xylulose-5-phosphate synthase, protein MSREDYKLLTRVSSPRDLKKLSPEELRLYCDELRHYIIEECSVNPGHLASSLGAVELAAALHYVFDAPQDKIVWDVGHQTYAHKIITGRREAFHTKRQLGGISGFPRMSESEYDAFGGGHASVSISAAFGMAKAAELRGEKHQVVAVIGDGSMTGGLAFEGLNNAGASKRTNLLVILNDNNMAIDQATGALKNYLLKISTSVHYNRFKQRLWGILSHTPRLLRLCQMAGNAVKQGVLNKSNFFESLNFRYFGPVDGHNLKELVRTLRALRDIEGPKLLHVLTVKGKGYLPAEHDQPVWHAPGRFNPDTGERIKLSGGATRYQDVFGETLLELARMDPRVVGVTPAMPTGCSMNILMREMPDRCFDVGIAEGHAVTFSAGLAAAGMIPFCNIYSTFMQRAYDNVIHDVAIQDLPVVMCLDRGGLVGEDGVTHHGVFDMEAFRAIPGLTIAAPMNEPELRNLMYTALCAGHPFMIRYPRGCGEGLPWRGAAFEKLPVGRGRRLREGSDVALVTIGTAGNAAARAAERASAEGVEAAHYDLRYVKPLDEVLLDEVGRRFRRVITVEDGCLSGGVGEAVTVFFTSRGYDVQVTRLGIGDQWVEHGTPAQLQALCGYDEASILRALLAVRPAKEAAGAGQ, encoded by the coding sequence ATGTCGCGTGAAGATTATAAACTGCTGACCCGGGTCTCCTCGCCCCGGGATTTGAAGAAACTCTCGCCCGAAGAGCTGCGGCTCTATTGCGACGAGCTGCGTCACTATATCATTGAGGAGTGTTCGGTCAATCCGGGCCATCTGGCCTCGAGTCTCGGGGCCGTGGAGCTGGCTGCGGCACTGCATTATGTCTTCGACGCGCCGCAGGACAAGATCGTCTGGGATGTCGGTCATCAGACCTATGCCCACAAGATCATCACGGGGCGTCGCGAGGCGTTCCATACCAAACGTCAGCTGGGCGGCATCAGCGGTTTTCCGCGCATGTCCGAGAGCGAGTACGACGCCTTCGGGGGCGGTCACGCTTCGGTGTCGATTTCGGCGGCTTTCGGCATGGCCAAGGCGGCCGAGCTGCGCGGTGAAAAGCACCAGGTGGTAGCCGTCATCGGCGACGGTTCGATGACCGGCGGCCTGGCCTTCGAGGGGTTGAACAATGCCGGGGCTTCGAAGCGGACGAACCTGCTGGTGATTCTCAACGACAACAACATGGCCATCGATCAGGCCACCGGCGCGCTGAAGAACTACCTGCTGAAGATCTCGACCTCGGTTCACTACAACCGCTTCAAACAGCGGCTGTGGGGGATTCTTTCGCATACGCCGCGGCTGCTGCGCCTCTGCCAGATGGCGGGTAATGCCGTCAAGCAGGGGGTGCTGAACAAGAGCAACTTCTTCGAGAGTCTCAATTTCCGCTATTTCGGGCCGGTCGACGGCCACAACCTCAAGGAGCTGGTCCGCACGTTGCGGGCGCTGCGCGACATCGAGGGCCCGAAACTGCTGCACGTGCTGACAGTCAAGGGCAAGGGTTACCTGCCGGCCGAACACGACCAGCCGGTGTGGCACGCTCCGGGCCGCTTCAACCCCGATACGGGAGAACGGATCAAGTTGTCGGGCGGTGCGACCCGCTACCAAGATGTCTTCGGCGAGACGCTGCTTGAACTGGCCCGGATGGATCCGCGGGTTGTGGGGGTGACCCCTGCCATGCCTACGGGCTGTTCGATGAACATCCTGATGCGCGAGATGCCTGACCGCTGCTTCGATGTGGGCATTGCCGAAGGACACGCCGTGACCTTCTCGGCCGGACTGGCCGCCGCGGGGATGATCCCCTTCTGCAACATCTACTCGACCTTCATGCAGCGGGCCTACGACAATGTGATCCACGACGTGGCGATCCAGGATCTTCCGGTGGTGATGTGTCTCGACCGCGGCGGACTGGTCGGCGAGGACGGTGTAACCCACCACGGAGTCTTTGACATGGAGGCCTTCCGGGCCATCCCGGGGCTGACGATTGCCGCTCCGATGAACGAACCCGAACTGCGCAATCTGATGTATACGGCGCTGTGTGCCGGTCATCCCTTCATGATCCGTTACCCGCGGGGGTGCGGGGAGGGGCTTCCGTGGCGCGGTGCAGCCTTCGAGAAACTGCCCGTGGGACGGGGTCGCCGGTTGCGCGAGGGAAGCGACGTGGCGCTGGTGACCATTGGTACGGCGGGCAATGCGGCGGCACGTGCCGCCGAACGGGCTTCGGCCGAAGGGGTCGAGGCGGCGCATTACGACCTGCGCTATGTCAAACCGCTGGACGAAGTGCTGCTCGATGAGGTGGGCCGCCGCTTCCGTCGGGTCATCACGGTCGAGGACGGCTGCCTGAGCGGCGGAGTGGGCGAGGCTGTGACGGTCTTCTTCACTTCGCGCGGTTACGACGTGCAGGTCACGCGGCTGGGGATCGGCGACCAGTGGGTCGAACACGGCACGCCCGCCCAGTTGCAGGCCCTTTGCGGCTACGACGAAGCGTCGATTCTCCGGGCGCTGCTGGCCGTGCGGCCGGCCAAAGAGGCCGCCGGAGCAGGACAGTGA
- the pyrH gene encoding UMP kinase translates to MKYQRILLKLSGESLQGTQKYGLSPEVLQSYAEQIKAAAATGVQIGIVIGGGNIFRGLTGARKGFDRVKGDQMGMLATIINSLALQSALEDNGVRCKVLTSIRMEPIGEYFSKARAIEYLEAGYVVIIGGGTSNPYFTTDSASALRGIEIEADVLLKGTRVDGVYTADPEKDPTATKFQEISFEEVLDRRLKVMDLTAFTLCRENGLEIIVFNMDTPGNLGKVLAGEPIGTLVKR, encoded by the coding sequence ATGAAATACCAGCGCATACTCCTGAAATTGAGCGGCGAATCGCTCCAGGGAACGCAGAAATACGGACTCTCGCCCGAGGTGCTGCAGTCCTACGCCGAACAGATCAAGGCCGCAGCCGCAACCGGCGTCCAGATCGGCATCGTCATCGGCGGCGGCAACATCTTCCGCGGCCTTACCGGCGCCAGGAAGGGATTCGACCGCGTCAAGGGCGACCAGATGGGCATGCTCGCCACGATCATCAACTCGCTGGCCCTGCAGTCCGCGCTCGAGGACAACGGCGTCCGCTGCAAGGTCCTCACCTCGATCCGCATGGAGCCCATCGGCGAATACTTCTCCAAGGCCCGCGCCATCGAGTATCTCGAAGCCGGTTACGTGGTGATCATCGGCGGCGGAACCTCCAACCCCTACTTCACCACCGACTCCGCCTCGGCTCTGCGCGGCATCGAGATCGAAGCCGACGTCCTGCTCAAGGGCACCCGTGTCGACGGCGTATATACGGCCGATCCCGAGAAGGACCCCACGGCCACGAAATTCCAGGAGATCTCCTTCGAAGAGGTCCTCGACCGCCGGCTCAAGGTCATGGACCTCACGGCCTTCACCCTCTGCCGCGAAAATGGTCTCGAAATCATCGTCTTCAACATGGACACGCCGGGCAACCTGGGCAAGGTCCTCGCCGGCGAACCGATCGGAACCCTCGTAAAACGCTGA
- a CDS encoding TlpA disulfide reductase family protein, whose protein sequence is MAIRKHHRKSSRQLWIMLALIAVIAAVIALLPNGAEPEPQPADELEATTLVHAGEEAPDFSVGMFDGSTVTLSELRGKVVLLNFWATWCPPCREELTHVQSDIIDRFAGRDFLFLPVSRGESRQAVAAFRQKTGYDFPMGLDSTRSVYDRYASNYIPRNFLIDAEGKVVTATIGFEPEEFDELIRAIEATLAQAEQNRTEE, encoded by the coding sequence ATGGCTATCCGCAAACACCACCGCAAGAGCAGTCGCCAGTTGTGGATCATGCTGGCGCTGATCGCCGTCATCGCGGCCGTCATCGCGCTGCTGCCCAACGGGGCGGAGCCGGAGCCGCAACCCGCCGACGAACTCGAAGCCACGACCCTCGTCCATGCCGGCGAGGAGGCCCCGGACTTCTCTGTCGGCATGTTCGACGGCTCGACGGTCACCCTCTCCGAACTGCGCGGAAAGGTCGTCCTGCTCAACTTCTGGGCCACCTGGTGCCCGCCCTGCCGCGAGGAACTCACCCACGTGCAGAGCGATATCATCGACCGTTTCGCCGGCCGTGATTTCCTCTTCCTGCCCGTTTCGCGCGGCGAAAGCCGTCAGGCCGTGGCCGCCTTCCGCCAGAAAACCGGATACGACTTCCCCATGGGACTCGACTCCACCCGCTCGGTCTATGACCGCTACGCTTCGAACTACATCCCCCGCAACTTCCTGATCGATGCCGAAGGCAAGGTCGTGACGGCCACCATCGGATTCGAACCGGAGGAGTTCGACGAGTTGATCCGTGCCATCGAGGCCACCCTTGCCCAGGCCGAGCAGAACCGAACCGAAGAATAA
- the frr gene encoding ribosome recycling factor has translation MDTKTILNDASARMQKAIDHLEEELLNVRAGKASPNVLNGVMVDYFGSQVPVSGAASVTVPDAKTILIQPWDKKMLRIIEKAILDSNIGLTPSNNGETIRLTIPPLTEDRRKELVKQIRSEAETARISLRNARREAVEAFKKAQKEGMPEDESKDGESQSQKLLEKFTKQLDEVLARKEKEIMTV, from the coding sequence ATGGATACCAAAACGATTCTCAACGATGCTTCGGCCCGCATGCAGAAGGCCATCGACCACCTCGAGGAGGAACTCCTCAATGTCCGCGCCGGCAAGGCGTCGCCCAACGTCCTCAACGGCGTGATGGTCGACTATTTCGGTTCGCAGGTGCCCGTTTCGGGTGCCGCCAGCGTCACCGTCCCCGATGCCAAGACCATCCTCATCCAGCCCTGGGACAAGAAGATGCTCCGCATCATCGAGAAGGCCATCCTCGATTCGAACATCGGTCTGACCCCCTCGAACAACGGCGAAACGATTCGTCTGACCATTCCGCCCCTGACCGAGGATCGACGCAAGGAGCTCGTCAAGCAGATCCGCAGCGAGGCCGAAACCGCCCGTATCAGCCTGCGCAATGCCCGCCGCGAGGCCGTCGAAGCCTTCAAGAAAGCCCAGAAGGAGGGTATGCCTGAAGACGAGTCGAAAGACGGCGAAAGCCAGTCGCAGAAACTCCTCGAGAAGTTCACCAAACAGCTCGACGAGGTACTGGCCCGCAAGGAGAAGGAGATCATGACCGTCTGA